The following are from one region of the Sphingomonas sp. J315 genome:
- a CDS encoding tetratricopeptide repeat protein has translation MALSPQSNDAFLREVDEELRKDQALHIWQNYGRWIIAAIVGALLAFGGFLYWQSHSEGQRAVEGDKFAAAFKALGENKPQLAEGSLKELADSGTPGFSASARFTQATLLLQKNDLKGAAALMGAIAADTDVPQEFRDLALIRQTMIEYDTMKPDAVVARLSGLAVKDSPWYGSAGEMLAGAYLRQGKRAEAGKLYGAIAKDESVPRSIRQRAVQMAGVLGVDAIVDEGEDKKAQ, from the coding sequence TTGGCGCTGAGCCCGCAAAGCAACGATGCCTTTCTGCGTGAGGTCGACGAAGAGCTCCGCAAGGACCAGGCGTTGCACATCTGGCAGAATTACGGCCGCTGGATCATCGCCGCGATCGTCGGCGCGCTGCTAGCATTTGGCGGCTTCCTGTATTGGCAGAGCCACAGCGAGGGGCAGCGCGCGGTCGAGGGCGACAAGTTCGCTGCGGCGTTCAAGGCGCTGGGCGAGAACAAGCCGCAGCTGGCCGAAGGGTCGCTGAAGGAATTGGCCGATTCCGGCACGCCTGGCTTCAGCGCGAGCGCACGCTTCACCCAGGCGACGCTGCTGCTGCAGAAGAACGACCTCAAAGGTGCGGCGGCGCTGATGGGGGCGATCGCGGCGGATACCGACGTGCCGCAGGAGTTTCGCGATCTCGCGCTGATCCGTCAGACGATGATCGAATATGACACGATGAAGCCCGACGCGGTCGTCGCCCGGCTGAGCGGCCTCGCGGTCAAGGACAGCCCGTGGTACGGCAGCGCGGGCGAGATGCTCGCCGGCGCCTATCTGCGGCAGGGCAAGCGCGCGGAAGCAGGCAAGCTTTATGGCGCGATCGCCAAGGACGAGAGCGTTCCGCGGTCGATCCGTCAACGCGCGGTTCAGATGGCCGGCGTACTGGGTGTCGACGCGATCGTCGACGAGGGTGAGGACAAGAAAGCACAATGA
- the panB gene encoding 3-methyl-2-oxobutanoate hydroxymethyltransferase has protein sequence MSTTFTIDTSTSRATPTPAPMKRLTVPAIQARKGKEPVVMLTAYTARMAQLLDPHCDVLLVGDSLGQVIYGLPSTLSVTLDMMCAHGAAVVRGSYHSVVVIDMPFGSYEASPQQAFESAARIMAETGAAAVKLEGGQAMAETVAFLTARGIPVMGHIGLTPQAVNALGGYGARGRGNAEYAKIIGDAKAVAEAGAFALVAEGVVETLANEIVAAVPCPVIGIGASVQCDGQVLVTEDMLGLFERTPRFVKKFDDMAGRISAAVESYASAVRDRSFPGDEQVYKPKD, from the coding sequence ATGTCCACGACCTTCACCATCGACACCTCCACCAGCCGCGCGACGCCGACCCCGGCGCCGATGAAACGGCTGACGGTCCCCGCGATTCAGGCGCGCAAGGGGAAGGAACCCGTGGTGATGCTGACCGCCTACACCGCGCGGATGGCGCAGCTGCTCGACCCGCATTGCGACGTGCTGTTGGTCGGCGACAGCCTGGGACAGGTCATCTATGGCCTGCCGTCGACGCTGTCGGTGACGCTGGACATGATGTGCGCGCATGGCGCGGCGGTGGTGCGGGGCAGCTATCATTCGGTCGTGGTGATCGACATGCCGTTCGGTAGCTATGAGGCGAGCCCGCAACAGGCGTTCGAATCGGCGGCGCGGATCATGGCGGAAACCGGGGCTGCGGCGGTGAAGCTGGAGGGCGGTCAGGCGATGGCCGAGACCGTCGCGTTCCTCACTGCGCGGGGCATTCCGGTGATGGGCCATATCGGCCTGACACCCCAGGCGGTAAACGCGCTGGGTGGCTATGGCGCGCGCGGTCGCGGCAATGCCGAATACGCCAAGATCATCGGCGACGCGAAAGCCGTGGCAGAGGCGGGAGCGTTTGCGCTGGTAGCCGAGGGCGTCGTCGAGACGCTGGCGAACGAGATTGTCGCAGCGGTGCCCTGTCCGGTGATCGGTATCGGCGCGTCGGTGCAGTGCGACGGGCAGGTGCTGGTGACTGAAGATATGCTGGGCCTGTTCGAGCGCACCCCGCGCTTCGTCAAGAAGTTCGACGATATGGCGGGCCGCATTTCCGCCGCGGTCGAGAGCTACGCATCGGCAGTACGCGACCGCAGTTTTCCCGGTGATGAGCAGGTCTATAAGCCCAAGGATTGA
- a CDS encoding helix-turn-helix transcriptional regulator, which yields MASPPIANQIRTLRFMAGEMTQADLGDRVGVTRQTIAAIEQGKYSPTLETAFRIARVFDKPLEDVFQWEGE from the coding sequence ATGGCTAGTCCGCCAATTGCCAATCAGATCCGAACGCTGCGCTTCATGGCAGGGGAGATGACCCAGGCCGATCTGGGCGACCGGGTCGGCGTCACCCGCCAGACGATCGCGGCGATCGAGCAGGGCAAATATTCCCCCACGCTCGAAACCGCGTTCCGCATCGCCCGCGTCTTCGACAAGCCGCTCGAGGACGTGTTCCAGTGGGAGGGGGAGTGA